One stretch of Leadbetterella byssophila DSM 17132 DNA includes these proteins:
- a CDS encoding heme/hemin ABC transporter substrate-binding protein, which yields MKCSIYVFIIFLGSVLSCKSDHKEEESTNRIVSLSGAISETLAALEMSDQVVGVDVTSTFPESLKLTAQDLGHVRNITVEPILALRPTLVLGLRDDLNPDVTKQLQDAGVRVELLDQQYSVEGAKGLVRAVAEIVGSQKAEAVNARIQEDLERLQNINKKLKVLFIYARGAGTLMVAGEKTSFSAMVSLADAQNAVTGFEDFKPLSPEALLQSNPDVILMFHSGLASIGGVEGLMAVPGISQTTAGKNKAIISMDGGLISHFGPRTGEAVLALNKALIPFDKP from the coding sequence ATGAAATGTTCGATATACGTTTTCATTATATTTTTAGGCAGCGTTTTAAGTTGCAAAAGTGATCATAAGGAGGAAGAGAGCACCAATAGGATTGTATCTCTAAGCGGAGCTATTTCCGAAACTTTAGCCGCGCTTGAGATGTCTGATCAAGTAGTAGGTGTAGATGTCACTAGCACCTTCCCTGAATCTTTAAAATTGACTGCTCAAGATCTAGGCCACGTTAGAAATATTACTGTAGAGCCTATTTTAGCATTGCGTCCTACACTGGTTTTAGGACTAAGGGATGATCTAAATCCTGATGTAACAAAGCAACTGCAAGATGCGGGCGTGCGTGTTGAATTATTGGATCAGCAATATTCTGTAGAGGGGGCTAAGGGATTAGTGCGAGCCGTGGCAGAGATTGTGGGCTCACAAAAGGCTGAGGCGGTCAATGCCCGGATTCAAGAAGATCTAGAGAGACTACAAAATATAAACAAGAAGCTGAAGGTCCTATTTATTTACGCAAGAGGCGCTGGTACATTGATGGTGGCTGGAGAAAAGACTTCATTTAGTGCCATGGTGAGTTTGGCAGATGCACAGAATGCCGTAACTGGATTTGAAGATTTTAAGCCATTAAGTCCTGAAGCATTATTGCAAAGTAACCCAGACGTCATACTTATGTTCCATTCCGGACTAGCCAGCATAGGAGGGGTAGAAGGATTAATGGCAGTCCCCGGAATATCCCAGACCACAGCCGGAAAGAACAAGGCCATCATCAGTATGGATGGAGGATTGATTTCCCATTTTGGCCCGAGGACTGGTGAGGCTGTATTGGCATTGAATAAAGCTCTGATTCCTTTTGATA